A genomic segment from Aegilops tauschii subsp. strangulata cultivar AL8/78 chromosome 1, Aet v6.0, whole genome shotgun sequence encodes:
- the LOC109751092 gene encoding uncharacterized protein, translating into MQRLSIGSPGSRPSLDAAPAAAADEADEKATGKAARAAAPDKSIHLVPLLTLLCLLVLFLFSHDPATSRAIADSPPVLAVTARSLEATADTTPSVARGGAHQRLKADPTPRRGRRLGAPRR; encoded by the exons atgCAGCGCCTCTCCATCGGATCGCCGGGCTCGAGACCCAGCCTGGATGCCGCCCCCGCCGCGGCCGCGGACGAGGCGGACGAGAAGGCGACGGGGAAGGCGGCCAGGGCGGCCGCGCCGGACAAGTCCATCCACCTCGTCCCCCTCCTCACGCTCCTCTgcctcctcgtcctcttcctcttctcccACGACCCGGCCACTTCCCGCGCCATCGCCG ATTCGCCGCCCGTCCTGGCCGTCACCGCCCGCTCCCTCGAGGCCACAG CGGACACGACGCCGTCGGTGGCTCGCGGCGGCGCGCACCAGCGGCTGAAGGCGGACCCGACGCCGCGCCGCGGGCGAAGGCTGGGGGCGccgcggcggtga
- the LOC109751087 gene encoding uncharacterized protein, producing MTAKEFEELALNGHNYPTWAMDIKISLASRGIARAIQPPETPLPAGATPLTEQQNYDDLFIIRHHIHSDLKSEYLQEESPSTLFLALKTRYEQQKAVVLPEALHDSTHLRLQDFKSIGEYNHAVHKICSKLRFCEKEPTEGEKIDKTLSTMLPSDRILQQQYHARNYTVYSELIHMLLQDEKHDELLAKNGSHRLVGAQPLPEVHLNVANRQRFNGTSRGKQSNSEHKRKRNGNRRSRHPGKGKGTSKPRFDKSKLCSKCGCYTHSTEKCTMPKHLVMLYQQSQGRKAPQGKRFEANFNLHPDSAKGAGDSHDVPPGPSNAMVPYLPEDTAEMEITLIEYTANNVFGDFD from the coding sequence ATGACTGCCAAAGAGTTTGAGGAGCTTGCCCTCAATGGCCACAATTACCCTACATGGGCTATGGACATCAAGATCAGTCTTGCGTCTCGTGGGATAGCACGTGCAATACAACCCCCGGAGACTCCTCTCCCGGCTGGGGCCACGCCGCTGACAGAACAGCAGAACTATGATGACTTATTCATCATAAGGCACCATATTCATTCAGATCTCAAGTCTGAGTATTTACAGGAGGAATCTCCTAGTACTCTGTTTCTGGCCCTCAAAACGAGGTATGAACAGCAGAAGGCAGTAGTCCTGCCCGAAGCACTCCATGATTCGACTCATCTTCGTCTTCAGGATTTCAAGTCCATTGGTGAGTACAATCATGCTGTTCATAAGATATGTTCCAAACTGCGTTTTTGTGAGAAGGAACCTACTGAGGGGGAGAAGATAGACAAAACTTTGTCTACTATGCTCCCTTCAGATAGGATCCTCCAACAGCAATACCATGCTCGTAACTACACTGTCTATTCCGAGCTTATTCACATGTTACTTCAGGATGAAAAGCATGATGAGCTACTCGCTAAGAATGGCTCTCACCGCCTAGTTGGGGCACAACCTTTACCTGAAGTTCATTTGAATGTTGCAAATAGACAAAGGTTTAATGGTACCTCTCGAGGTAAACAATCCAATTCCGAGCATAAGCGAAAGCGCAATGGGAACAGGAGATCTAGACACCCAGGCAAGGGAAAAGGCACTTCAAAGCCCAGGTTTGATAAATCCAAGCTTTGCAGCAAGTGTGGATGCTACACGCATTCTACTGAAAAGTGCACAATGCCCAAGCATCTGGTTATGCTGTACCAGCAATCTCAGGGACGCAAAGCACCTCAAGGGAAAAGGTTTGAAGCCAACTTCAACCTTCATCCGGATAGCGCAAAAGGAGCTGGTGATTCGCACGATGTTCCTCCTGGACCGAGCAACGCCATGGTTCCTTATCTGCCTGAGGATACTGCAGAAATGGAGATCACGTTGATTGAGTACACCGCAAACAATGTGTTTGGCGACTTCGACTAG